The Cygnus olor isolate bCygOlo1 chromosome 14, bCygOlo1.pri.v2, whole genome shotgun sequence genomic interval CGAATGTGTCACCATAGTGGAGACATGCCAATGTTACTTGATTACTTTCTGGGAGGTGTAATTTGAATAGCTGGTTTGAAGGAGCTTTTTGAAGCCCCACCTGAGATCAGGGCTGCATTATATTAGATGCCATGTATATACAAAACAGGAGTCAATCCTTCTCCGAATAGTTTGGATTCCATATTGACTGGcaagggaaaacaatttttaaagtgatACTATGATCCAAATTTCATTATCATCATAATCTATATATTTAgcattatattttaatgaagatgttatCCTCGTTATAGACAGAAGATCAAAGTATAAAAGGACAGCATGACTTGCTTACAGCCACATATGATTTTTTTGGTACACCTGGGAATTAAAACTCACTCATGCCCAACCAATTTGTACTGAAGAAGATGGGCCATTTAACGTAATATTGACTCCTGGGTCTTTAATCTTTCGCTGATGAAAAAGGGAACAATAGGCTCCATTCCCTCTAACGACAAAGGCTGTTCTAGCTGCTGACACAGATTTCTAAGGTAAACAATGCAGTAAGACCCGCTTGTTTAATAGGTCCTGACACATGTATCTTATTCAACACTGAAAAACTATGTCACTATTTACTTTTAAGAAGGTAAGAGACTTGGTGTTGCTGGAAGGGCTGGTGCTGATGAAACCAGCCCAGTTGCAAACTGAGTATTTACAacagtgcattttattttatcttttgtgaTTCTGTTTATATTGCAGATGCTGCCAAAGAGGATGCGGTGagtcattttctcctttatttcttgataaaaatacatagtttGTAACAACAGTGCACAGAGATTGATGAGGTCAGAGAAAACATactaaacattaattaattgcagccaaaaaaaaaaataaataaatccctgaGGCTGAGATATGTGGTTTCCATATAGTTGCCCTGACACCTTCCAGATGTTTGTTTGTATAATGTAATCTGGGCAAGAGAATGGGTAAGGCAAAATTATAAGCCAGAGAAAtcgagatttttttttaatatttatctgGTGACATTATAAGGCTTGCTTGGTGACTTTCAGATCCTAAATCATGCACctaaagattttaatttatccCTGACTATGATGGAGCATCCATCCTGGTGTCATCCTCTGAAACAAATGAGACACTAAGTAGTACAAGTCCATGCTCAGGTGACCAGAGACAATTCCTTGAGGGGTCCAGCGGACAGCAGCAGTGTATGGAAATCCACGCATGAACACACACAGAGCATGGCCCCAAACTAGCAAACATACACAGCATCCAGTGCTTGAACCTACACAGCCATACACCCTTTTCCAGGAAGAGACTGTTCCATTCTCCCATTTTACGAACCATTACATGTATATATGAGGCAAATCCACCCAGTTTCTAGCTTTTTTATTAGTTAGTGTTTGACCAATTTTAAACTGAGAGGTACAACTACGGAGATTCCCACCCATGCCACTGCCTCAGCTGGGTTGTGTTGTGGAATCAGCTGTGTCAGGTCTCTGACCTGCCTTTGTGATTGGGGTTAGgtgtgctgcctcctgctttccaggccagtttttgaaatgctttggagaaaagggaaatgaccaaatgaaggaaaaatctAGGTTAACTAATATCCCAAATGCTTTTCTTATGGGACACTGGATTTGAGCCTGTAATACCTAAAAGAGTGATTGGTTAATGACCCTTTTGCCAGAGGAGCTAACTCAATCTGCCAGTCTTCACTGCAGCCGTAGCacaggctgctggaggagctgccccCACACAGTTCCTCATTCATCACTCTCATGCAGACCGTGGACAAACACTGGtgtaaaaataatcacataatCTGCAATAAATTCCAGGTTTTGGTTGAAGTAAACTCCTCCTTTTCACTAGGAGGTAGAacgaagggaaaaaaaaaatcaggccataacaagagaacagcaaagctaggttttgttttaaatacttatgTTTATAACTTATTTTTGATAAATCTTCAGAAAGGACATGTTTCAATCGTAGTTTCCCTGCAAAGACAAATGTTTCAAATTCTCACTACGCTGCCAGTAAAAAGAGCTGAGCCAATTTTAGTTACAACAGCACATAAGAAGAGAGGTGATTTCCAAGGCAATGAAATCCAGGCTTTCACGGACAACAAATAGCACATTGAATAGAATACGTGAACTGCACAAGGAGCTCTTTGTTTGTCAAATACCAGGAATGACATTCATTTGACAGATGAAGATTGAGCTCCAGAAACAGGACAGGAGCTCTTttagtcatttattttattagtttgtactcttatttttatatacaagtCTGTAATAAATATGATCTCACTAAGAGTCTTTCAACAATTTGTTTTTACACTAATACTTACCCAGGGCTTTACCTAATTCTGCCTGGCCAGGTCTCTTCACCAGTGTAAAAAGTGTCATAAGTTGCTATTTGtggaataaagagaaagaagcccttcacatccttaaaaaaaaaataataattactgaAATTTACTGACATTTGCAACCATGTAGAAAAAGATATTAAGACTCAACTTTTTGTAGATGAAAAAcaggctgtattttttccagtgattacatttttatttagacAGACAGCAAAATCCCCGAAGGTGCTCACTATCTGACATTGGTAGCATCACACACATCTGTCAGAagaaacattccttttttttgagGATTAAGCTCAGCTAGCATAGATGGTAGAGCACAACTGACCATGCTTCTCTACAGCAGCTGACAACCTTATCGtagatcaaaaaaaaatcatatatatcCATTATTTATGTAAGTGAATAGAGAATGTGAGAAAGATGTATTCCATCTTTAAAGAAATGATACTGTATTTGCAGGTAGACTGCAGTGAATACAAGAGGTTAGAGAGAGGAAGACCTATTTATTGTGAAAAACTCTACCAACCTTTTTGTGGCTCTGATGGGAAAACATATAACAACAAATGTTCCTTCTGCAAGGCTGTCCTGTAAGTAACATACTAAGTAATGACTCCCAAATAAGCTAAATTCTGAGATTATCTGAGTTCTCTGGTATTTCCACTCCACCTAAATGCTGTCATTCTGTTCAGGGTCTCAATTACTCTGTGTCTTTGCTTAAGAGGCTGCATTCCTTTGTCTCTTTCCTTATCTTTATAGATTAATTGCTCCTCCCACCAACAAGAGTCAGTTGATCTAAACAGATGACCTTGGTATTTGTGTGAACAGCACAAATATTCCTATTCTAGCAGAAACTGGAGGTTGGACAATAACAGAGTTGACTGAGCCACACGTGACTAACAAGGCATCTGGGCCAAATCAAGTCATACAAGAATTCAAAAGTTGTATTGGACATATCAGaaacttttcttgctttttatgtatataacataaattttaaaagaaagtgttttacAAATCAGTGCCTTCTTGTCTGCTGCAAACACTTATAGCGTCTTCTTTGTTAGCACTCTGTTGGCTGAGGACTTCATAGAGGTTTTAGTTCATAACGTTAAGTTTACTGTCTGCAATGTCTAtgtccttcctttcttttgcaggAGAAGTAGAGGAGCCTTACATATGAAGCAAGAAGGTGCATGCTGAATGATTTCTGTGGGACAGAGAAGAATGCTGAGAACAGCTTTTCACTGCCTTATCATGATctcttaatttaatttcattcacCCTGCCTGTCCTAATGATGGCAAACAAAGCTCAAAGTAGACTTTTCAGCTGTGCGCTGTCATTTGTGCTTCCCTCTTATCCAGGGTGCTGGGATTGACAGTTCTGTCCTCCAGTTCAGGATTCTCAtgagcatttctgtttctctaacAAATTGGTTTTCACATGCGCACTTCATTATATATTTGTCTCCATAGTGAAAGTTAAACCTTCTTACATTGCCACTTGATTTTAGTGCAGGCATTGCCTCAGCTCTCCTCGTTGGTGACGTGTTTTCTCTCATTTACCCAGAAACTTTtgcacacatttcttttcaaaggccTCAGCTTTCCTGGGAAGTGTTTGGACTCTTCCAGTTTTGcagttaaattttaaattctcgtttttcttttaactttgtGCAATTCTGATTCATTTATGTTTAGCTTCTTAGTTTGCATGTTTATTACAATAAATGTagactctttttattttttgtccgTGGCAACctttataaagaataaatatattgtatCCGTTATTTATAAAGGAGATGTTTCCCaagtcagagaaaataattatagaGCTGAAGCCAGGGACAGTGTGTTGGCAGAGCTATAAAAGCCAAAGTACAGCAGACAAAAGTTGTAATGCTAGCAATATGCACTAGATGGCCCCATGATATTGGAATTTACCCTGCAATCTGgctattttttctctcaaatgAAACAAATCCCCAAGTCTGTAAGACTGGATAAGCCTCATAGCAATGTCTCTGTTAAATCCTGTCATATAAACGTAATCATTAATgattcttttaatttctgataaATTGGCTGCTTTCAGACCAGGAGAAATTTCTGTTCTGCTATTACGTCCTTATCGTTGTTAAACTGGTTTATGTCTTTTACACTTGAATAGGCAGTCAAGGGAACACATTTTCCAGAATTAAAGTTTATGAATGACTGACCTTGCTGGGATTACACCTGAAGAAAATTTTGGCACTGGAATGTGCGCATCAGTTAAGCTGAAGTGAGACTCATACTTcagaagaatggaaaatgagaaaggaaactTATGTCCTTGCCTTTGAAGGCAAGATACCCAAAAGTCTAGCCATTCCACTGCTGGCTGACTATCACTGTAGTATCAGGCTGGTTGAGTTCTGTAACAGAAGGATCAAGAGGATTTGTTGGTCCATTGGATCTGTTATTTCTCTTGGCAAACCTGAGGACGTTGTTCTCATTCTTTGTACAGGAGAAGAGCATTTTTGGACTTTTGCAATCCTGATAATGACCAAATAAACAGTCTTTCACAGGCTACTTCTCTATCAAAGAGTTAAACAGTGCCAGGACACAACTGTGAGCACTGAAACTCCATCATCTTTACTTTGAAGTTGTTCGCGTAGCCCTGGCATGGTCCTGTCTTGGATCAAAATTCTTCCCAACAGTTCTCAGGCATGTCTTGGGAGGCTGAGGGTCACTCCCAGACAGGAAACCAGATGAAGTTTTGGAAACTAAAAGTGATTTCATACCATAGATGTGCCTGGACTCAACTAGCTGGCCTCTGCATGAGAGAGGCTCTGTTTAATTTGCTATTACACACAGATGTAAGCCTAGTCTTTAGTTTGATTTATAACATGAATTGGTTGAaccatttttaaagtaaatgccTGTTAAACTCAGTAAATAGATGCAAACCCTCTGGTATGTGATGTTGATTGTGCTGATTCTAGCTACTAAACAAGCTACAAAGGTCAAAGTGGATTTGAaattcaacatttctttttcatcctgaCTTTGGTTCtctaacaactgaaaaaaaaataatacatcacACAAAACAACCTGTGGGATAAAGGGCGTCTTAATCTCAAAGAATACcaaatgtcttttctctttcatgtatACCTGCTGCCTTTCACATACTCAGTGGACAATTTGGAGGAGACCTTTCAAACTCAGAGAACTcagaacacaaaatattaatgGTATCTTTTGGGGAAGGGAAGTTAACAGTTCAACAATAGTAAAAGTTGTGCTCTCTTGATCACCTTGGCTGGGAAAACCTagaagaaagataaaactgaaaacaacagaaaatgaaaggaaaaaagaagtaagaaaTGCTAAAGTAAATATCTCTAGAAAGATGGAGTGCTATATTCTAaccaaacataaaaaataacaactatGCATTTTTATGTCAAATACAACTAAATAATGAGATAATTTAACAAGAGGATTCTTTTATTCTGACTGCATTTCCCTTAGGCATTGCATTTCTTGATAGCAATAACTGCTGAATGCTATGTAAACCCTGGCCAGCTGGATTTCTTAACATTATTAAATGCTATTCCTGTTCACTGCTGTGTCCCATGAAATCATAGAACAACCGTGAGGTTTATTCCCCACTGTGGGAAGCTTTAGAGTCCTTTCTAAGGTGCTCATAGTACATTAAAAACCTCCTTATCACTGGAGCATTCAGTGGCCACTGAAACTGATGGGGGGTTATCTATGACTTTGGCTTTAACTCAGctttcagagaggagaaaattgGCATGTTATTTTCTAAGTGATGCACAAGCAGAAGATACTCATTTTGATGTCCCATTAAGGTTATCAGTTTAGAACAACATTCTTAGCCAAGGGCCAGGATAAAATTGGAAACTTAAACATTCAGACTAATGAAGATGGATGAAAGGTTTCTGCACAAACCATGGCCCTCTTCTCTTTGAAACTGAAGTCAAGATTAATTAGCAACTTCATGTGTCAAAGGATGGACTACTGCTCTGAATGCTGGATCACACAATGTGAGGAACAGAAAGCTCCTTGAACGAGGACTGCGGTGACTCTTTTCATGGTACCTCCCAGGCTGCGGTTCTGCTTGGTGTATTTTTCTCAATAAACTAAGACTTAATGTGTGGTATGGGTAGGGAGAAAAGTGGTGGAGGGGCTCATCTCCAGAGGTAAGCATTAGGTGCAGGTGGcatctttttatcttctctctGAAATAAAGAGGCTAGAAATCCTTGTAATTCTAATATGAACAGAAAATCATGgattttttcagtcatttagttatagtgtggctttttttttccctctggaaaaAAGACAGATACATTACCtaccactgaaatattttctgaacatcTTTGAGAATCTAGTGAAGTGCCATGTCTTGAAGTTGCAGATAAGacatctgacaaaaaaaaatgctgtaataaaaattcTCCACTGAGCCACTGGACTATTCAGAcacttttaaagcattttttcaatCCTCTTTAGCCCGATTACTCACATTAGTACCTCCAGCATTAATTAGATATGCTGCTGGTAAAGAGATAAACTTTAAATTTGTTCTAAGGTAAAGAGAAACTGTTGGTTAGAGCCACAAGTGTTCCTGACTTCTGGAGGAACAGCAAGATTAAGGGCTGTGTGCATGGACCAGTGAAAGAAGCTAGTCAGCTCGCCCTGCCTGTTATTTTTTTGAGTAGGACATGTACAAGGCATGAAGATGTAGGCAGATAGTGAAACTAAAGATGAACCAgtggcagcaaaaaaaaatctgccagcaTGAAATATCATTTTTCATCAGATGGAGTTGTTTCCTGTTAAAAGAGGTAAGATGAGAAAGGTAAGGAACCTAATTCTTTTCATACTGAATGACAGGAATTAATGGAGGATGTTGGCAGAAAATTCTTCTGCCTATCCTTGTACACAGATTAAAGTCAGCACTATTATGCATTCTGTTTATCTGCAGGCCCCAGCAATTAGGCTGTAGGAACACAAATGAGTGAGGTAAAAATTTTTCAAAGTTCAAAGGCTTCTGGATCTGTACAGTTAACCTAAAAGTTTCTAAGAACAGGGCATGAACATGTCTTGACTGAGAAAGATTAAATTGGGAAAACGAAGTCAAACTCTGATATTTCATCACAATGTCAGAAAATCCAGCAAACAATTTTGGGGATATTTCCTGTCTTCTGGCGTGGCCTGTTACATCCAAAGTCGATATTCACTCCACCTGCTTTAGTATATTCAGATATTTAAGCACCAGTGTGTGTGAATCAAACCTAAGATAATTAAGTTTCCTATGGAGCCAATGGACATCCACAGGGGTGACTGAGAGCCCTGTAAGTCTAAGTCTAAGCCTAAAATAGACAGTATATACATCCATCACAGATGCCAGACTCCTGGGACTCTAATTCTTTTCTCATCATTTCTGACATAAAAGAATAGTagaaagcagctggagagcaaTACTCCCCAACATGGTGTGCTTGTGCTATTTATCTGCCCGTGCTAGCATCATGTGATGGTCTACAGCTGCAGACAATGCTGAGAACCATACCAGCTTTTGCCACATACCAGAGCAAAGAATACGATTTGCATGTTGCTGTAAatgacatctgaaaaaaaaaatgctgaagtagCCAGACAATCTGGACAGTCAAGTTTGTGCAATGTAGCAATGACATAGAAAtatggggaaggaaaaatatatgtagcTTGAGTGAGCTGATGAAACACGCTCAGATCCTGtttgctagaaaataaaatagggaGAGCCAGATATTGGCATAGAATGGAAAAATAGAGCAGATCTCCTTGCATTGATAGAGGACTAGAGTTTTCAAAACTCTACTCTGAAAAGGAACTGATGTGTCATTGAggtatctctctctctctctctctctctctctctctctctgtagatatctgtgtgtgtggagAAGGAAGGGTCTTCATGGTTAGGTCTTCTGATGCACCTTTTTAAGACAAGACATAATGAAATACAGGCCTGAAAATCAGATGGCTTggatttctgaaaaagagaataaCAGTGTTATAATACAACTACTTCACCTGTCCATAAAGGccaaactttattttctaatattgcTGTTACTGTCATTGTTCTTGCACACGAGtacagaggaggaagagcactGGTGCTCTATGTGCTCAATGTAAGAGATGGGCCCTGTCCCAGATATCTCAGAGATTGACCTGGAAGGCAAACTGCTGAGGGGGAATGTTGTCAGATCAATCAAAGCATCATAGATACCAGAACTGTATGGCTGTGCCAGAACCAAACTCCTACACTACCAATTACCTTCTTAAAGACATCGAGGGCAACATGAAAAATTGCCAGCTGTACTCCATAGCTGCTATTGCATAAAGCATTGTTTAGATCATACCAGAATTCCATGTCTCTGAACAGAAGATAATACCAGATGACTGAATGGTGAAGTATAATGGAATATAATTCACATTCAACTGGCCTCATTATGGTAGTATCAGTGTCTGGTCAGCCTGGAGAGCTGGATTCTAACCCTGCCCTAAAAACAGTGTGATACTGCTCAGGCTGTTTACGATAAATAGCTCGAAGGTTATCTCATGCCTGTTTAGTGTATCCATTTACTACAATTATTCAGTATTTCTCAATCTTTTAATAATACTAagtatttgggggaaaaaaacaacaaaacaaaaaaataaaaacaaaacaggccCTCATTGTCTCAAGTACAGACTATATAATCATAAGACATTTTCAACTATTTGGTCTTAATATCATAAGATCTTACTACATAAGGCTCTGTAACTTGTAGTTGCAGAGAGAACTGGTAAATAAAATGTCGCCACCAAAACACCTGTGAAATTCTTACCACTTAGCAAAATTCTAGCATTCTTTATTTCAGCCATGTGTCAGGAGATATcttaaaagcttgttttttcaATTTCCATGCTTTAAACTCCAGATTCTGGATCAAAAGAAGTGGAGGAGGAAAAGTTCTATATGCTAGAGAATTAGACATTGCAGATAATCTTATTTCAAGATAATACACAGACCACGTTATTGTTATACGTTAATGTCATGTAAAACTCCCCATTTTAGTGCAGGAAGTCATACTTATTTGAAATCTTCTATTAATGTATTTGATTTTCACCATAGAAATTTGTGTTAATATATGCTATGTATCTGAATTCTTGTCCTATACTCTTgttggaggaggaaaagaaccTGATAACagaggaaataacttttttttttttctccttggaaaaAAGTTGTTGTAGGATTCTACATATTCACTTAAAAGAGACAGAATCCTCTTTTGAGTTTAACAAGCCAcatggagaaaaatatgtatctgtgaggaaaaataaaaagtcatgaTGATGGTAAAGAAATGTGAGAcacattttcccatttctgtggGACATGAGCTGTGTTAAACTATTGAGATGTGAGCAAACATATGTAGATGcacatttaaaatctgaaaaactgagaagaaataaaaccttttatttccCGTGTTGATTAGACTTCAAAATTCCAGCACAAGTTAGTCAGAGGAACCACTAATTATGAAGCTGTCCTCCTGTTAGGCCTACATCAGCTACAAGCATGAGAACTCTAGTGTCTCGTGCCCAAAGGTTAATGTCTCTTCAAAGAACAGCAGCCTCTCCTGAAAGAGAAGTATGTTACATACATCTTATGCTAACTTGGCCATGTTGTGACCATGCTCCTTCAGACCTCCCAGAAGCAGCACCTGAAGGTAGAGAAGTGCCATGTGGGTATGGGGAAGGCTGTTTTCCCACCCATGCCATTGAGGTACCATCTTCTGAGAGAAGCACAGCACATCCAGTGATGCTGTCCTCCCACCTGCAAACCTGCATACCCTTTCTgagcacagctgaaaagaagATGATTGCATGCAACATAGAGCAtaacaaaagaaagacagatttgtttctgctgctgtattCTCTCAGATTCTCCACCCTGTGGCTGGTTTCCACTCCTGCATTGGACAAGCCCACCACTGCAAGGGCTGGAGCTGCACTTATGCCTATAGACTTATGCGCGACTTCACAGGAGGGCTTGAGGATGTTGTTAGGGAGGGACTCACACCCTTCCTGACAGGGGAATGACAAAACGTGGGAGTTCCCTCCCTATTCCCAAGAAGTGATGAATTATAGCTCATCCTGGCCCCAGCCCTTACCTATCTCTCACAACAGCCAGTAATGTATATGAATTTCTAAGCAATGCCTCCATGTTTTCAAGCAACCAAAGCACATCAATGGCTATTTGGAACATGTTCACTGGGTAGTTGAATGGTCTCTTTCTCACTAGAGGAAATCATAACAGCTTTGATCAACCAGAGCAACAGAAGACAGCTCTGGGTGACATAGGGAAGATGAGACAATTCCACTCAGTGCAATCAACATGCCTTGGTAGCATATGATCTGGCAGGCCTTCCAATTTATGAAATTGTAAATACAATTCATTATTCAAGTACCAGTAGAGAGGTACTTTCTCCTGTTAATGAACTTAACTTTCTTCATTTGGATATCTACAGCACCAATTTTGTCTTACAAATGTACagactatatttttttccataaatccTTCCATAAttaaagaacatgaaatatcatttcattaatttgtaAACCTCATTACTGCCAAGACCACTATGGATTGGGTAACTTTAAACCATTGCAAACAGGTATGTAATTATCCATGCTGAGACCACCTTCCCTAAAGGGAGAAGACATATAATCCCAGAATCCTCTATATTTAAATTACGTCTCATGGACAAATACATGACCAGTGCAGATATGAATTGTAACAACATGGGTACAGGCAGTAGGGTGGCATTTCAATTAAACAGGCCTACAAAAGCAAGTATTAGTAATAAGtagtaaatatatgtattttacagTATCAGTGCAACATTAATCCCAAAGACTTTGTAAAATGTTCTCAAGCTTTTTCAGGATGAAAAGGGGCATGTACATGCCTTCACAAAATAGAACTTATTCTTTCAAACATTAATTGAATATTCTTAAGtgaagaagacaggaaaatgtGTGGGGAAGGTATTTAAACCTTGGTGAAAAAATTACTGACATATAAGAGAGACCTGGTATGTCAGaatccctttttcttttggcaaGTAACGGCAGTGGAGAGAGGAGCAAAATACTTACTGCTGACTCAGTGATGCAGATGAGACTCATTAGGTACCAGCTTTCTTATAAGTATGGAGATAcatttttctagaaagaaaataggGATATGTTGGAGTTTAGgatatatgaagaaaatttctaGGAACTATATTGACAGGAGTAGGTGCAGATACAGGAAAAGCAACATGTAAGTTGTTAATTAGAAGATACAGCACGTACATTAGCTTTGGAAGATTTTCTTGTCCTGTAGTTTCTATTTAGAACTACATGGGTATTCACTAAGTTGTTCCCTTAGAGTTAtttagttttgaaatgtttacaaGTTTTCGATAGCCCTTTCATATGTAGTTAGGTTCCAATTTTGACATAAATTGGGATGGAAAACGTCTCAGAAAATTAAAGCTTAGAAATATCTTTTGAGAGACCTGTAAGTACTGAGAGTCTGTGGGTTgtagactttctttttttaagcacaaagGAATACATTAAGTCCCTCGGGTCTCctattttttatga includes:
- the LOC121078011 gene encoding ovomucoid-like, with product MSAMKITGAFVLLTLAVLCLANAAKEDAVDCSEYKRLERGRPIYCEKLYQPFCGSDGKTYNNKCSFCKAVLRSRGALHMKQEGAC